From the Chrysiogenia bacterium genome, one window contains:
- the mtnC gene encoding acireductone synthase, which produces MLDIEGTTTPISFVYDVLFPYAREHLDEYCARADKDEAVAAAISQLREEASVESRVSGKEMPDFGNGAPFARYLMDMDRKSTGLKMLQGLIWEKGYAEGSLKSEVFDDVPVALKKWREAGIRLRIFSSGSVLAQKLLFGHTKFGDLLEHFEGYHDTTTGPKRVADSYRAIAGAFGLPESEILFLSDVVEELDAAAQAGMKTGLMVRPGNKEADPGVHPVHKSFQELTD; this is translated from the coding sequence CTGCTCGACATCGAGGGAACGACCACTCCCATTTCCTTCGTCTACGACGTGCTTTTTCCCTACGCGCGCGAACACCTCGACGAGTACTGCGCCCGCGCGGACAAGGATGAAGCCGTCGCCGCAGCGATCTCTCAATTGCGTGAGGAAGCCAGCGTGGAATCACGGGTTTCGGGCAAGGAGATGCCGGACTTTGGAAACGGTGCGCCTTTTGCCCGGTATCTCATGGACATGGATCGCAAGTCGACCGGGCTCAAGATGCTGCAGGGTCTCATCTGGGAAAAGGGCTACGCGGAGGGATCGCTCAAGAGCGAAGTCTTTGATGACGTCCCGGTTGCGCTGAAAAAGTGGCGCGAGGCCGGCATTCGGCTTCGGATTTTTTCCTCCGGCAGCGTGCTGGCCCAGAAACTGCTGTTCGGGCACACCAAATTCGGCGACCTGCTCGAACACTTCGAGGGCTATCACGACACGACCACCGGGCCCAAGCGGGTGGCCGATTCCTACCGCGCCATTGCTGGCGCCTTCGGGCTCCCCGAGAGCGAAATTCTCTTCCTGAGCGACGTGGTCGAAGAACTCGATGCGGCCGCCCAGGCCGGGATGAAGACGGGCCTGATGGTCCGGCCCGGCAACAAGGAAGCCGATCCGGGCGTCCACCCGGTCCACAAGAGCTTTCAGGAGCTGACGGACTAG